ACAAGAACATGACTTTCTGGGTCAACATATTGAGTATGATTCATATGAGAACAAGCACACACTTCACCCTTTAAAATTCTTTACTGACACTCTTCTTTCAAATCAGACAGCAATGAGCCAGAACTGTCCAGCTCCCACTACAGAAATGGGGGTTCAAGCTTATGGATGCTTTTGCAGATTTGGTTAAGAGCTATAAAAGCTTCTGTTAAAAGCACTTTGATAAGTCTGAAGTGCAACCTGTTACTGCAGTCTTCGGATTCAACGTCAAGAACAGTAGAAACCcaacaaagggggaaaaaaacatcaCAAACAACAAGGACAGGGTTCAGTAAAAGATCTCCATTGCATACTTTCACCTCACAGGCATTCCTGATAGGAAAAATGCAGacagcttttgttttttaaaaaaataccagtTACTACCAcaagaggaagcagcagaatttCCCAAAATGCTGGCtgtgagagcacagcacagctcacacTCCCCCAGTTCACTAAGGTATCACATCTCCAGGTACAGATGGTGGGCAGGCCAATCTGACACAGGTGTAAGGAGGGAAGGGACAAACAGTGTAACaaatgcaaagagaaaaataaaacagaaaccaACACTTCAGCAACATTTAGTACAACCAGTTTCAACCAATAAATCTGGCAGAGGAAAAGGCCAAACATGACTGTTGGGGACAGGTAATACTgagggcagctctgctccagagcTTACAGCAAGCACAGGTCAGGAGATGATACACTGCATATGCACAGTCATTATAGTCATAAACCAAGAAACATGGAAACACTGACACCTGACACAGATTAGCCAACTTCCTACACAGCTTTACTGTGCTACCAAGAGACCTGGAGGTCCAGTGGAGACACAAATCCACCATTTTTATCCAGATGTTTAACACCAGCCATTACAGAAATACTGCTTTGTGCAGCACCATCTTACAGGATCTCTTGGTCTGAAATTACCcagttttgtattttattttcagtttcatCTTCTTCCAGAGGCAGTGGAGTGTTCAACATCTTAACACCCGGACAGACAAGCACCTTCCATACTTCTGACAAAAATTCCTTCTTATCCACTTCAGGTCTGAAGCAAGGAATGAAGTACTGCAAAAATAATTATTACTTTACAGCAGTTGGAAATGTAAAGGATGTGACAGAGGTATTTCTGCTTTGCTTGTAATTTTGCAATAGTTACAACAGGACCTGCCCAGCTTCAAGTTCAAGTTATTAACTTCTGCATCCAAGAAGTATTTGTTTTCAATAATTTAAATGCAAAGTGATGCACAGAAGGTATTAAGAGCTTTAGCTACAACCACCTCTACCGTGTAAACCTAGTGACTGAAGAGCCTCTTCCCCTTGGACAAACTCCAAAATACTCTTGACTTGATAAAGCAAATCTagaccttttttattttatttttttaaacaatttgcCAAAACTGGAATGAGAGATAAATAGAAGGCACaacaattttgcttttttttataCAAATACAAACTAAACATGAAAAAAACTCCCTATTTCAATAAAAAATTTCACAAGTTCAGGAAAAGTGTTTGAAGAGTCAAGTTCTAGACATTTAAAACCTATCCCACAATCCAAAATTTCAAAGTGGTAAAACAGTAGTTCGAATTCCTTGCTGTGATCATGtatcaaaaggaaaagagattCTACGGATACCCATTATTCCACTTTTACAGCGCCACAGAAAGGTGAAAGTCAATTTTTTTCAAGTGGCAATGTCTCCAGACCGGAGGATGTTCATATGACCCTCAAAGAAACACCAAGAGTTTTGCTTTTCTGCCCTTGGAATACTTGCCAAGAACTAGGTTTTCCTACAGGCTCTTGAATGCATGCACGTGAAATATTATTCCGCTGACTGCACCCAAATTCATTAGaaagaggggaggaaaaaaaaataaaagaaaaaagaaagacattCCTTAGGAAAAACCACTggtaccaaaaaaaaaccaaaaatcagtccgtaagtttgaggtgaagaagaaaattcagttctttgctttttaaaatccaCTTTTCCTAAAACGTTGTTCCACAAAGCTGGAATCTGGGACAAGgactagaaaaaaataaatcacagaacCATAACACAAACAAAAAGGGGCCAAAATAGTATCAAACGTAGCAGTCTATAACAGGCTAGGGCCACATTCCAAGATACCCAAGGCTGAAATTCACAAATCTGCAGGAAAAAGGGTTTGCGCCATCACGTCAACATCCACGATGAATTCACTGGCGTTGCCCGAtcccccttccagctccaaatCCTGGCTTCTGGGACATTCCTCCACGAGGAGGCCCTCGAATCCCACCTCCCAGCCCCCCACGAGTGCCTCCAGGTCCACGGGGTCTGTTATCTCTGCGGTCACCCTCCCTGGCAGCTCGTGTTTTCTTCTCCTCCACGTTCAGGCGCACCTCTCCCCTGAACATGATGGGCTGCAACAGAAGCACAGAAGGTGCTGTCATTAATGGGTCACCAGGAGCTCTTCAAGGTCAAGCAGATTCCTGCAACTTTGTCTCATATCCTCCTCTCCATGAAAGACTGAAGGGTCTTAGGATTACCTACTAAACAATGGCAATAGCAAAACCATGTATCCAATCTTGGGGCTTTtgtagaaaaaataaagatCTGAAGGAGTGACCCTTGAAAAGCCATCTCAGGCTTACCATTGAACATTCTGATGGGTTTCAGAAAAGCTCCCTGCATGGCTATGAGGGTGCATCCAGAGTCCCTGCCTACcacagcaggcaggcaggcacgGACACACATTCTGCATTAGCAATCACTGCTGACAGGCTGAGCAGGTATCTCCTGCCTTTGTTAGCAAAATTCTTTTCAGTGTGCACACCAATACAGCTTCTTCCTTTCAGCCTCTGACAAACAAGATTCTACTTGTCCATAGAATCAGACTCTCTCTACCTTGTCCTTCTAAAAGCTGTTTATACACTTCCTGTGTTCAGCAATCTCCCACTAGAAAAAGGCTCTGTAATGAGCTCCTACAAGCTACTTCAATGACAAAGACTGCACAAATCTTGGTAACAGGAGGGAAAAACATCACATCTACTTTAATATGCTCAAAAAAATCTAAAGGTATCAAGCACATTCTCTTCCTGTTAAGCTGAAAAACACTGTCTGTTGTCAACAGACTGAAAACCACTGCCTGGAAATTTATTTACCCTGTTGCTAAGGATCTTCTGAACAGGCTCAGGATCATCAAACACCACAAACCCAAAATTAGGGAGCTTTCCACCACTGTTGATGCGGAGTTCAACAACATTGCCATAGCCTGCAAGAGAAAAGCCAAGTTCTTGGGTCATACATTAGAATGCTCTGTTGGCCACGCCCATGGCTGCAACCCCCaccccctcagagagcagcaaagAACCCAACTTACTTTGGAAAAAGTCTTTAAGTTCAGATTTATCCACATCGTGGGGAAGGTTCCCAACAAACAGCTGATGACTGTCTGGGTATCTCACAATCCGCCTGGTTTCCACATCACCTTGTTCACCCTCGCGAACTtgaacagaaaagcaaaactgaTTTTAGAAAAgtcaacaaacagaaaaaacaaacagaacaagaacaaacagaaaaacaaaccatggtCAGAATTATCACCATCAGAAAGAATAGACAATTCACACTGTCCATCCATTCCAAAACAAGGAATGCAGTCTACACTAGCAAGTGCGTAATGATTTGCTTTTTAATCACCTGGCTGAGGCCAAGCTTGAATTTTTACTTGAGTAAAAATCATTTGCTTAGTGGCAAAAATaatgatattttaaaagctttaaatATCACATTGCTTCCCCAAAACTTTTAAGCAACAGAAACCAGCTTCTTAGCAGCTTCTCTTACTTGGCCTAGGACCCCGCTGAGGTGGGATGCTCGTTCGCTGCTCCCTCACTCGCTGATCCCTCTGAGGTCTCTGAGGGGGGGTCTGGGATTCAGGCTTTGCCTCAGGGCGGGGCTGCACAAATTCAAAAAGGAGTGGACAGTTGAGAGTCAGAAATACCAGCACATTCAGCTTTTAAGAGCTCACTATCAAGtttgtaataaaaaaataaaggaaaaggtAATAGTTTCTTCCACCTGTGACTAAAACACATGTTAGCTCATGTTGGCTTATATGCTAAAAGCAAGCAGCATTCCCATGAACACTCCCTGTTTTCCTCCATGAGAAACAATTAATTCTcaacccaaaacccaaagaaTAACATCTTCATAAAGTCTAccaggaatcacagaatgctaaAGTCTTTGGGGCCTGGGAAGTCAAATCAGAAGCAAGCAGATTTCACTCTTTTTCCCCGTCAGCCAGTTTAGCACTTAAACTTCTCCAGGTGCTGGATTCCTACCTGTGAGACCGGTACTTTCACAACATGAGGTGGTATTCCTGATACTGGGACAGCCCCACTGGGAGGAAGGTTCTTGCTGGTTACTGATGCCCAGGAAAAtgtcttaaaaaaacaaaaaaaaaaaaaaaaaaaaaagagaatgatATTAACAACATCTCCATCTGAAATTTATTACTGACAGGACAGCTAACAGACACAGGATACCAGGAACAAATTTTAACTTGTACTTGAAAATCAAGAGCCAGCCAATAGCAGTTTCCCCAATTTCcttcaaattatttaaattcaAAAGACTCAGTGCAATGACAATGGAGAGTTGAAACGGGACACAGCAGTGGCCCAACACCAAACACCAAGTACCACATCAAGGTTAACCAAAGTATTGGATTCCTGAACCCAAATCTGTCCACTTTACCTTCCTTAACACTGAGAAGTGACAAAAATCCCCAGGTAAAAATAAAGCTGTGTAAATAGACAGGAGAGCCACACTGATGAAACCACatcagagaaaagagagatcCACAGTCATTACCCTGGAGTCCTCTtgcactgcaggagctggatcagcaggagctggagaaggactcTTTTCCACAGTCTCTTCTGGAGCAGATTCCTCTAATACTGGCTCAGACTTTTCTTCCTGCACCTCTGGTTCAGGTTCCTGTTCAGGCTCTGCCTCTGGCTCAggctctgcctctgcagctGTCTCTTCCAGGTGCTCCTCGATGTCATTGCTGTTacacagcagcacaaaaaacaggaaaaagaggTGGTATTGTATTTATTCTATTACTGGTGATAAGCAGTGCTACTTATGCAATACAGAAGTCAGGCTCATGACATATGAGAGGAAGAACAAGGCCAAATAAGGCCACATTGCACAAGGATGCACATTTTGCATTGGTACACTatgaagcagcaaaacaaaaaatccagagTCTCCATGTTCAGTCTAACAGCATTTTAATTTCAGCTGATcaataaacagaattttttgACTGTCAGAAGAAAACTATTAATAGCAATAAATTCATGTGACCTGTTCTACAAGCAGCCTGTCCCACAGAATGCCTGACTTCatctataaatatattattaccTGACAGCCTGCTCATAATAAGCACCACTATCATCAGGAACAGCCTCAGGTGTCTGCTGTCTTTCCTCAGgttcctccccttcctcctctgaTTCTAAATAAggttagaaaagaaaaaaaaaacccacacatctTTAGTAAGAGGCTCAAACACAAGTCACTTATCACAAAATACAGGTGAAGTTTCTGCCAAAGAACACACAAGAAGCATTTTTGAAATGTGACATGAAACAGACATTTCTGTATATTTCCACTATAGTTTTGGTTATTCAGTTTTGACCAAGGCTAAAAAACATGCTCCAAATACTTCAGAGAACAAGATTTATAATCTACAAATCTGACTCCAACTGCCAAAATAAGTCTTACAGTTCTTGTAATAGAAACAGATTATGTCAGAAAAATAATCATCTGCATGTCACAACTCCTTGGTGGACCGTAAAGAACCAcaggcaaggaaaaaaacctacaaGCACATGAAATCTAATCTGGGAATAGAATGTTGATATAGATCCAGAACCAAACACCAACAGAACCATCCAAATATTTCTGCTGCTTACCCTCTGGAGGCTCAGTATCAGAGTCCCCAAAAACCTCGTCCTGGTAGCGGAAGATATCGTTGTGGACATAGAACTTGTTTGCAACAGAGCCCTAAGAGCAAATCAAAGGGAAGAACTGAATCAATTACAACAATTCAGTAATGAAGAAATTGAAATAATGTGAAAACAAGAAAGGTTTGAGCAAACTGTCCTTCCTACAAGATTAATCCAAATTTGCCTCTTTTAAGAAAATGTTATGTGGGGCAGGAAAACAAGAAACTAAAAACACATCACTCCTAATAAGTTAGGTATGGAtggaacaaagaaaaaaaatttttgaagTGCTTTTAATTCCAATAGCTCACAACACTAAAGAAGTGTAATTGACAACTTCCTGGTGGTCAAAGTATCAATTTTTATCTCCAAGTCATACTGTCAAACAGAGTGATCTTGCAACACTCATTTTTCACTAtcattttcatttctgtgaACTGCTTTGTTAAAAAAGTCTATTTAAAAATGCCACTTCAAATGCTAAGTCAGCACTTAATGAACAAGAAAATCTGGAACCCGTATTTTCAAAGTGACAGGAAGCATTTCCCTCTTTCTACTACCTctttttcagtaaaaaaaacaGTTGCTAGGATAGCAAATCAAAgacaatataattttaatatgcttaaaaaaaaaaaaaagtgttgcaCTAACCTAAGAGTCCAAAGTCAGGATATTTATAACTGATTGCAATATCCAAGGTCAATGTACAACCACACAGAAGTAGTGTGATT
The Zonotrichia albicollis isolate bZonAlb1 chromosome 15, bZonAlb1.hap1, whole genome shotgun sequence genome window above contains:
- the G3BP1 gene encoding ras GTPase-activating protein-binding protein 1 isoform X2 yields the protein MVMEKPSPLLVGREFVRQYYTLLNQAPDYLHRFYGKNSSYVHGGLDSNGKPADAVYGQSDIHKKVLSLNFKDCHTKIRHVDAHATLNDGVVVQVMGELSNNMQPVRRFMQTFVLAPEGSVANKFYVHNDIFRYQDEVFGDSDTEPPEESEEEGEEPEERQQTPEAVPDDSGAYYEQAVSNDIEEHLEETAAEAEPEPEAEPEQEPEPEVQEEKSEPVLEESAPEETVEKSPSPAPADPAPAVQEDSRTFSWASVTSKNLPPSGAVPVSGIPPHVVKVPVSQPRPEAKPESQTPPQRPQRDQRVREQRTSIPPQRGPRPIREGEQGDVETRRIVRYPDSHQLFVGNLPHDVDKSELKDFFQSYGNVVELRINSGGKLPNFGFVVFDDPEPVQKILSNRPIMFRGEVRLNVEEKKTRAAREGDRRDNRPRGPGGTRGGLGGGIRGPPRGGMSQKPGFGAGRGIGQRQ
- the G3BP1 gene encoding ras GTPase-activating protein-binding protein 1 isoform X1, whose amino-acid sequence is MVMEKPSPLLVGREFVRQYYTLLNQAPDYLHRFYGKNSSYVHGGLDSNGKPADAVYGQSDIHKKVLSLNFKDCHTKIRHVDAHATLNDGVVVQVMGELSNNMQPVRRFMQTFVLAPEGSVANKFYVHNDIFRYQDEVFGDSDTEPPEESEEEGEEPEERQQTPEAVPDDSGAYYEQAVSNDIEEHLEETAAEAEPEPEAEPEQEPEPEVQEEKSEPVLEESAPEETVEKSPSPAPADPAPAVQEDSRTFSWASVTSKNLPPSGAVPVSGIPPHVVKVPVSQPRPEAKPESQTPPQRPQRDQRVREQRTSIPPQRGPRPIREGEQGDVETRRIVRYPDSHQLFVGNLPHDVDKSELKDFFQKLGFSLAGYGNVVELRINSGGKLPNFGFVVFDDPEPVQKILSNRPIMFRGEVRLNVEEKKTRAAREGDRRDNRPRGPGGTRGGLGGGIRGPPRGGMSQKPGFGAGRGIGQRQ